CGCTCGCGGTGTTCCTCGGCGTCATCTACCTCCTGGGCGCCCGCGCCCGCTACTTCGAGAGGAAGTACGAGCTCCACGCCGACTTCACGGAGGTCGGCGGCCTCATCGAGGGCGCCACCGTGCGTTTGGCCGGGGTACAGATCGGCCGTGTGACCAGGGTCGTGCTCTCGCCCGAGGTCGGCGGGAAGGTGCGCGTGACCGTCACGGTGGCCCGACAGTTCAAGGACCGCATCCGCGGCGACTCTGAGGCTCAGATCGTCACGCAGGGCCTCCTCGGCGACAAGCTCGTGGAGATCACCCAGGGCACGCCCGCCACTGCCGCCCTCAAGGAAGGCGACGTGCTGCGCACGCGCGACCCCGTGGAGATGGGGCGCATGTTCTCTGCGGGTGCGGGCCTGGTCACCACGATCAGTCGCCTCGCCGACCAGCTCCAGGGCTCGATCCAGAAGCTCGACCAAAGCGGGGCCATCGAGGACCTCGGCGCCACCATGAAGAGCGCGCGCCGGGTGGTGGAGGAGGTCGAGAAGGGCAAGGGATGGCTGCACGTCCTCGTCTACGAGGAGCCCGAGGCGATCAAGCGGTTGAACTCCTTGCTCGCCGACGCGCAGGCCGCCCTCGCCAAGGCGCAAATGGGTGACGGGGCCATCGCCGTCCTCCTCGCGCCCGAGAGCGGGCGAGCCGTGCGCTCGTTCCTCAATGCCATGGACACCTTCGGCAGAGCGGTGGACAAGGCCAAGGGCCCCGGCGACGACGTCGGCCCGCTGCTGACCCTGCTCCTCGACCCCCAGTACAAGCCCGTGGCCCAAGACGTCCAGGGCCTCGCCAAGAACCTGCGCGAGATCTCGGAACGGCTGGTCGCCGGGCAGGGGTTCCTCGGGGGGCTCCTGACCGAGAAGGAGGACGGGCCGATGGGCGAGGCGGCTTCGGACTTCCGGGTGGCCATGGCCAATCTCCGGGTCATCACCGACCGTCTCAAGGCCGGGGAAGGCACGGTGGGCGCGCTGCTCGAAGATCCGACCGTGTACGAGAATCTGGCCGCTTTCCTGGAAGGCGCCCAGCGGAGCTTCCTGCTGCGGTCGCTGATCCGCAGCTCCATCGGCGCGGGCGCCGGAGCCGGTGACGGCGCCAAGGAGAAGAAG
This region of Candidatus Methylomirabilota bacterium genomic DNA includes:
- a CDS encoding MlaD family protein produces the protein MPDRRTFGLQVRIGLFVVVALAVFLGVIYLLGARARYFERKYELHADFTEVGGLIEGATVRLAGVQIGRVTRVVLSPEVGGKVRVTVTVARQFKDRIRGDSEAQIVTQGLLGDKLVEITQGTPATAALKEGDVLRTRDPVEMGRMFSAGAGLVTTISRLADQLQGSIQKLDQSGAIEDLGATMKSARRVVEEVEKGKGWLHVLVYEEPEAIKRLNSLLADAQAALAKAQMGDGAIAVLLAPESGRAVRSFLNAMDTFGRAVDKAKGPGDDVGPLLTLLLDPQYKPVAQDVQGLAKNLREISERLVAGQGFLGGLLTEKEDGPMGEAASDFRVAMANLRVITDRLKAGEGTVGALLEDPTVYENLAAFLEGAQRSFLLRSLIRSSIGAGAGAGDGAKEKK